The Humulus lupulus chromosome 3, drHumLupu1.1, whole genome shotgun sequence genome window below encodes:
- the LOC133822873 gene encoding ACT domain-containing protein ACR4-like, translating into MEVNMSFSHDMDDEYEKLIRRMNPPRVVIDNDSCKNATVIRVDSANEHGILLEVVQVLTDLNLIITKAYISSDGCWFMDVFNVTDQDGNKVTNEGVLDYIQKSLGPESCFIPSMRSVGVTPSMDHTAIELTGSDRPGLLSEVSAVLTHLKCNVVSAEVWTHNTRAAAVMHVTDEETGSPISDPERLSRIKALLCNVLKGSNKSRGAKTVVSHGVTHTDRRLHQMMFADRDYERSDNNGLDEKQRPNVSVVNWYDKDYSVVTIRSKDRPKLLFDTVCTLTDMKYVVFHANIDAEGQECYQEYYIRHVDGSPVKSDAERQRVIQCLEAAIERRVSEGLKLELCTTDRVGLLSDVTRIFRENSLTVTRAEVTTKGGKAMNTFYVGDASGYPVDSKTIDSIRQVIGQTILKVKGNPDESKSGSQESPTRFLFGGLFKSRSFVNFGLVRSYS; encoded by the exons ATGG AGGTTAACATGAGCTTCTCGCATGATATGGATGATGAGTATGAGAAACTCATAAGAAGGATGAATCCACCCAG ggTTGTAATTGATAATGATTCTTGCAAGAACGCTACGGTGATAAGG GTCGATAGTGCAAATGAACATGGAATACTTCTGGAAGTTGTTCAAGTACTCACAGACCTTAATCTTATTATAACAAAAGCTTACATATCTTCTGATGGATGTTGGTTCATGGATG TTTTTAATGTCACTGATCAAGATGGAAACAAGGTTACAAATGAAGGGGTTTTGGACTATATACAAAAG TCACTTGGGCCGGAATCTTGCTTTATACCTTCTATGAGATCAGTTGGTGTAACACCATCTATGGATCACACTGCAATTGAGCTTACTGGAAGTGATAGGCCAGGACTTCTTTCAGAAGTAAGCGCAGTTCTTACTCATCTTAAGTGCAATGTAGTGAGTGCAGAAGTCTGGACTCACAACACAAGGGCTGCAGCTGTTATGCATGTGACCGATGAGGAAACGGGTTCTCCCATTAGTGACCCAGAGAGGCTCTCTAGGATTAAGGCATTACTATGCAATGTACTCAAAGGAAGCAACAAGTCCAGGGGAGCTAAGACTGTGGTCTCACATGGAGTGACCCACACTGATAGAAGGCTTCACCAGATGATGTTTGCTGACAGGGATTATGAACGATCAGATAACAATGGCTTGGATGAAAAGCAAAGGCCAAATGTCAGTGTTGTGAATTGGTATGACAAAGATTATTCTGTTGTTACGATTCGGAGCAAAGATAGACCAAAACTTCTCTTCGATACAGTTTGCACTTTGACAGATATGAAGTACGTAGTTTTTCATGCAAATATTGATGCCGAGGGACAAGAATGCTATCAG GAATACTACATTAGGCACGTGGATGGGTCACCTGTGAAATCAGACGCAGAGAGGCAAAGAGTCATACAATGCTTAGAAGCAGCCATCGAGAGAAGAGTATCAGAG GGTTTGAAGCTAGAACTCTGTACAACTGACAGAGTCGGGCTGTTGTCTGATGTTACTCGCATCTTTCGTGAAAATAGCCTTACCGTGACACGAGCAGAAGTGACAACTAAAGGAGGCAAAGCCATGAATACGTTCTATGTTGGTGATGCGTCAGGGTATCCTGTTGATTCCAAAACCATAGATTCCATCCGGCAAGTGATTGGACAAACTATACTTAAAGTGAAAGGCAATCCTGATGAGTCAAAGTCTGGTTCTCAAGAATCTCCCACCCGGTTCCTCTTTGGTGGTCTGTTCAAGTCTAGATCTTTCGTTAACTTCGGTTTGGTTAGGTCCTACTCTTGA